The segment AGGGGCGTGTGGAACAGCCGTCCAATGTCTCGGTGGTCTTCCAGGAAAGCCGGTTGCTGCCGTGGAAGCGCGTTTGGGAGAACGTCGTGCTTGGGCAGAATCCGCGGGATGCGCATGCTCGGGCGCTCGCGGTTCTTCAAGAGGTCGGACTGAGTCATCGGCCGGATGCCTGGCCGCTCACGCTTTCGGGCGGCGAGTCGCAGCGCGCGGCGCTCGCACGTGCTCTAATTCGCGAGCCTGATTTTCTGATCCTCGACGAGCCGTTCGCCTCGCTCGATGCGCTGACACGCCTCAAGATGCAGCGTCTCGTCTCCGAGCTTTGGGCGCGGCATCATTGTTCGGTTCTTCTCGTTACGCATGATGTCGATGAGGCTCTGCTCCTCGCCGATCGCGCCGTCGTTCTGGAGCGGGGGCGTATCCGCACCGACCTCGAGATTCCGCTCGAACGCCCGCGCCGGCATTCCGATCCGCGATTTGAACAATTGCGCGCCACGCTCCTCGACGCCCTTGGCGTATGAACCTTCGCAGTTTTTCGCTCAATGGTCCGCGACTCCGGAGCCATCTGCGCATTTAACTAAAGCATACAAATGATTAGACTTTTGCCGCTAAAGGGCGCAGGCTTGAGCATCGCCGAGAGCTATGCAGCCGGGCGACAGAAGAGAGTGCTCCCGCCGATCTGAAGGGGAGCGTGCCATGTTTGGCAAATCTTTCGGCAATCTTCCGGCAGCGCTCACCTGAGAGGAAATGAAGCCTATGACCATGTCTGAGGCGCAGCGGGGGAAGTACGAAACCGCGACAAATGACACTCAGGATATCGTGACGCTCTCAAATCTGCTGCTGCGATTTGTAGAGGCGAATCCGGAAGAGCTCGTCGGCCAGGAGACGGCGCAAGAATGGGTGGCCTCCATGTGGAAGGTCAGAAACCCGGCCGCGAAGTTGAAGAAATCGCTCGATGAATTTCTGGCGGTTTTTGCGGACTTCGACGGGCCGGCCGTGGTTGCGCTGCGAGATGCCCTCGAACCGCTGACGAAATAGAATGCGGCTGTAGCGAAGCCGTTGCGGGAAAATCTGTGATTGAGTTTCCTTCGCTTGCATATGCCAATCAAATAACCTATGTTAAAAAAGTCGATAGACGGCCTGATGACTTGGCCTCGCACCCTATTGCGTGCTGTGCTGAATTCTTCTCTCCCGAAAAATGCGAATTCGACGCTCTGCGGGTTTCCCGCGGATGTGCTTAATCTATGTTTACGAAAGGGTTTCCCATGACGACGGGAACCGTGAAGTGGTTCAATGCCGATAAGGGCTATGGTTTCATTGCGCCGGATGATGGCGGCAAGGATGCTTTTGTCCATATCAGCGCCCTTGAGCGCGCCGGCATCAACAGTTTGCGTGAAGGCCAGAAGGTCGGATTCGACCTGACTTCCGATCAGAAGAGCGGCAAACTGTCCGCCAGCAATCTGAAGGTTTTGGCCTAATTTCGGCCTCGGACGCTTCGGAGAATCTTCGAAGCGTTCCGAATGTCTCTTCGCAGAATTAGATCGACCACGGATGTACTGGCGGTCTGCTCTGCGTCGAGGCAACCACGGAGGCTTCATACCTTATGATCATTGTTCATGCCTTCAAACGATGGAATCATCAGAAGGCCGAGTACGATTTCCCAAAATTCAAGGCAACCGCCGACGCAATAAAGGCGCGTCGGGGCGTGATCATCCCGGAAACCGAAGAAAAGGTTTCGGCCGATAAACTGGATTGGCAGGGACGATATGAGCCGGCGCGTTGGAGCGCGGCCAAAAGCGGTTAGCTACTTTGCCCGAATATCCACCTTGCATGCACTGGCGCCTGATTGATGCGCCTGCCCAAATGCTGGCGGCTCGATCGCCCCCAAGCGATGGCGCATTTGGCTGAAGTTCAAAATCCGGTCGTTGGCGTAAGCCATTCGCGGACCGTCGCGGAATCTCTTCGCAAGCATTTGAAAATAATGGTGCTGCAAGAGAGGATTGAACTCTCGACCTCTCCCTTACCAAGGGAGTGCTCTACCACTGAGCTACTGCAGCTAAGCACGATCCGGAAAATCGCGGATTTTCCGAAAAGGAATCATGCGGCGAACGAGAAGGTTCGCGCAGGATCACATCCGTCGGGCCGATTGCGCCGGATACGCTGACGGCCGGTCTGACGGTCGAAGCGCGGGCTATGTCGCACAGGCGGCGGCGATAGGCAAGACGGTCGATCAGGCCACGGTTTTTCCGTCCTCAGCCGAGCGGGCAAGTTCGACATTGAGAGCCGCGCCAACGAGGATGATCAGGACCGATACCCAGATCCAGGTCATGAAGCCGATGACGGCGCCAAGCGAGCCATAGACCCGGTCGTAGCTGTCGAAGGCCGAGACATACCACGAGAAGAGCAGCGAGGCACCGAGCCAGGCGAAAGTCGCCATCACGCTCCCCCAGGTGAACCAGCGCCATTTCGCGCCATAGCGGCTGGGTCCGACGCGGTAGATGACGTCGAGGGCGAGCGTGTCGACGACGAAGAGAATCGGCCAGCGCAGCCAGCCGAGCAGTTTGTCGAGCGAGGTATGAAAGCCGACGAAGTTCCATATGATCGGCAGAACGACGACGCCGGCGATGGCGAAGACCACGAAGACAAGGGCGGCGAAGGTCGCCGTCAGGGTTGTCGCATAGAAGAGCGGCAGGCTGCGCTTTTCCTTTTCGCCATAGACGACATTGAGCGCGTCGAAGAGCGCTGACATGCCGGAATTGGCGCTCCACAGCGCAATCGCGACGCTGATGAAGAAGGTGAGGCTCTGCACGCTGTTGCTGCGGCCCGCCACGCGCATGATCTGATCGCGGATGAGCCCGATCACGCTTTGCGGGAAGACGTCCTTCAGGAGATTGAGGTGGCTCGTGATCACATGCGGGTCGGCAAACATTCCGTAGAGCGAGACGATCGTTGCGATGGCCGGAAAAATGGCCATCAGCCCGAAGAAGGCCACGCTGCCGGAATTGGCGACCAGTCGGTTGCGGCTGACCGAAAGTATGACCCGGCGCACCAGATCGAAAGCGTCCGCGATTCGCGCCGGCAGGCCGGCGGCGCGCCGGGTGTCATCTCCGATGTGATCCAGTTTTGTCATGGGAGGGGAGAAATATCCTACTTCGGCTCTGGTATTCGTATGAGTGTCGCGTGCGCAAACGTCTGGACCTCGGCATCCGCTCTCTCGCGTGACGAAAATACTTTGCGTTACAGGACGCGCGGAAACCGATTGTTATCCTTCTGGCCGTTAGATTGGGCAGGAACCTGAGTTGAGCGTCAGTAATGACCGATCATATGCTCAAAAAAATGGAAGCTCCCGCTTTAGCCGCCGAGGGGCCGCTGGAGGATATTCAGCGCCGGGCCGAAGCCATCGTCAATCCGGCTTCTGGTCTCGCGAATGATTATCTAAATCTTTTCAACGAGATAGTCATGCTGATCGAGCAATTGCCGGCGATGCCGGAATTGATCGAGGATATCTTGAAGTGGCGCCCGGTCACCTATCAGTCCTATTTCTCCAAATCGATCCTGCCCGGGCGGGTTTCTGCGCTGGAAGCCTATGAGAAGCTCGACCTTACTTTCCGTAAGGATTTTGAATCCGTCGTTGCCGATCTGGATCGCCGTGCCGTCGGTGCTGCTGTTGCGATCCGGCGTCAGTACAAGAAGGATACTGACACGTCTTCGCCGGTGATGTCCGAGCTTTGCGAGCGCGTCGGCCAAGCCCTGCGCGAGATACTGTTGACGGCAAGCGACCTCGTCAATCATGGCCGCCGCACCCAGCGGGAGACGGAGCAGGAACGCGCTGACCGCCTGATCTACGGCGCGCACCGCCGCACCGCCTAGCCCCGGCTTGACGGGAGCCGGCAGTTCCTTACCTGTCCGATCCAGCGCCATAGATTGGACCGTCACCTTGGCTTCCACCCTTATGCTCGACGCCGATGCGGCTGGCATTGCCGCGGCAGCGCAAATTCTCCGCGCCGGCGGCCTTGTGGCATTTCCGACGGAAACGGTCTTCGGCCTTGGCGCCGACGCGACCTCGAATGAGGCCGTCGCGAAAATCTATGCCGCCAAGGGGCGCCCGTCCTTCAATCCGCTGATCGCCCATGTGCCGAACCGCGCCGCGGCGGAAAAGCAGGGTCTTTTTTCGGCCAAGGCCGCGAAGCTGGCAGCAGCCTTCTGGCCGGGGCCGTTGACCCTCGTCCTGCCGCTCGCACCGTCTGCGACGGTCTGCGATCTTG is part of the Methylovirgula ligni genome and harbors:
- a CDS encoding cold-shock protein, whose protein sequence is MTTGTVKWFNADKGYGFIAPDDGGKDAFVHISALERAGINSLREGQKVGFDLTSDQKSGKLSASNLKVLA
- a CDS encoding YihY/virulence factor BrkB family protein, which produces MTKLDHIGDDTRRAAGLPARIADAFDLVRRVILSVSRNRLVANSGSVAFFGLMAIFPAIATIVSLYGMFADPHVITSHLNLLKDVFPQSVIGLIRDQIMRVAGRSNSVQSLTFFISVAIALWSANSGMSALFDALNVVYGEKEKRSLPLFYATTLTATFAALVFVVFAIAGVVVLPIIWNFVGFHTSLDKLLGWLRWPILFVVDTLALDVIYRVGPSRYGAKWRWFTWGSVMATFAWLGASLLFSWYVSAFDSYDRVYGSLGAVIGFMTWIWVSVLIILVGAALNVELARSAEDGKTVA
- a CDS encoding ABC transporter ATP-binding protein codes for the protein MSAPRWAGSAAGENAAVVIAGLTKRFGETPAVLDRLDLAIGKGEFVALLGHSGSGKSTLVRTLAKLDPVVEGRVEQPSNVSVVFQESRLLPWKRVWENVVLGQNPRDAHARALAVLQEVGLSHRPDAWPLTLSGGESQRAALARALIREPDFLILDEPFASLDALTRLKMQRLVSELWARHHCSVLLVTHDVDEALLLADRAVVLERGRIRTDLEIPLERPRRHSDPRFEQLRATLLDALGV